Proteins co-encoded in one Ciconia boyciana chromosome 14, ASM3463844v1, whole genome shotgun sequence genomic window:
- the MAFB gene encoding transcription factor MafB isoform X2, whose translation MAGELSIGAELPTSPLAMEYVNDFDLMKFDVKKEPLGRNDRSGRHCTRLQPAGSVSSTPISTPCSSVPSSPSFSPTEQKTHLEDLYWMANSYQQMNPEALNLTPEDAVEALIGSHQVSQQLQGFESFRAHHHHHHHHHQHHHQYPAVTHEDLAGSGHPHHHHHHHHQASPTPSTSSSSSQQLQNSHQQHPPSSSVEDRFSDDQLVSMSVRELNRHLRGFTKDEVIRLKQKRRTLKNRGYAQSCRYKRVQQKHHLENEKTQLIQQVEQLKQEVTRLARERDAYKLKCEKLASNGFREAGSTSDNPSSPEFFM comes from the coding sequence ATGGCCGGAGAGCTCAGCATCGGAGCCGAGCTGCCCACTAGCCCCCTGGCCATGGAGTACGTCAACGACTTCGACCTGATGAAGTTCGACGTGAAGAAGGAGCCCCTGGGCAGGAACGACCGCTCGGGCAGGCACTGCACCCGCCTGCAGCCCGCCGGCTCCGTCTCCTCCACCCCCATCAGCACCCCCTGCAGCTCCGTGCCCTCCTCGCCCAGCTTCAGCCCCACCGAGCAGAAGACCCACTTGGAGGACCTGTACTGGATGGCCAACAGCTACCAGCAGATGAACCCCGAGGCGCTGAACCTCACCCCAGAGGATGCTGTCGAAGCCCTCATTGGGTCCCACCAGGTGTCCCAGCAGCTGCAAGGCTTCGAGAGCTTCCGggcccaccaccaccaccatcaccaccatcaCCAACACCACCACCAGTACCCCGCGGTCACTCACGAAGACCTGGCTGGCAGCGGGCaccctcaccaccaccaccatcatcaCCACCAGGCCTCTCCCactccctccacctcctccagctcctcccagcagctccagaaCTCGCACCAGCAGCATCCCCCCTCCAGCAGCGTGGAGGATCGGTTCTCGGATGACCAGCTGGTCTCCATGTCCGTGAGGGAGCTCAACAGACACCTCCGAGGCTTCACCAAAGACGAGGTGATCCGCCtcaagcagaagaggaggacCTTGAAGAACAGGGGCTATGCCCAGTCCTGCAGGTATAAACGTGTCCAGCAGAAACACCACCTGGAGAACGAAAAGACCCAGCTCATTCAGCAGGTGGAACAGCTCAAGCAAGAAGTGACCCGGCTCGCCAGAGAGAGAGACGCCTACAAGCTCAAGTGTGAGAAACTTGCCAGCAATGGCTTCAGAGAGGCCGGCTCCACCAGTGACAACCCGTCTTCTCCTGAGTTCTTCATGTGA
- the MAFB gene encoding transcription factor MafB isoform X1: MAGELSIGAELPTSPLAMEYVNDFDLMKFDVKKEPLGRNDRSGRHCTRLQPAGSVSSTPISTPCSSVPSSPSFSPTEQKTHLEDLYWMANSYQQMNPEALNLTPEDAVEALIGSHQVSQQLQGFESFRAHHHHHHHHHQHHHQYPAVTHEDLAGSGHPHHHHHHHHQASPTPSTSSSSSQQLQNSHQQHPPSSSVEDRFSDDQLVSMSVRELNRHLRGFTKDEVIRLKQKRRTLKNRGYAQSCRYKRVQQKHHLENEKTQLIQQVEQLKQEVTRLARERDAYKLKCEKLASNGFREAGSTSDNPSSPEFFMSVKGFTLH, encoded by the exons ATGGCCGGAGAGCTCAGCATCGGAGCCGAGCTGCCCACTAGCCCCCTGGCCATGGAGTACGTCAACGACTTCGACCTGATGAAGTTCGACGTGAAGAAGGAGCCCCTGGGCAGGAACGACCGCTCGGGCAGGCACTGCACCCGCCTGCAGCCCGCCGGCTCCGTCTCCTCCACCCCCATCAGCACCCCCTGCAGCTCCGTGCCCTCCTCGCCCAGCTTCAGCCCCACCGAGCAGAAGACCCACTTGGAGGACCTGTACTGGATGGCCAACAGCTACCAGCAGATGAACCCCGAGGCGCTGAACCTCACCCCAGAGGATGCTGTCGAAGCCCTCATTGGGTCCCACCAGGTGTCCCAGCAGCTGCAAGGCTTCGAGAGCTTCCGggcccaccaccaccaccatcaccaccatcaCCAACACCACCACCAGTACCCCGCGGTCACTCACGAAGACCTGGCTGGCAGCGGGCaccctcaccaccaccaccatcatcaCCACCAGGCCTCTCCCactccctccacctcctccagctcctcccagcagctccagaaCTCGCACCAGCAGCATCCCCCCTCCAGCAGCGTGGAGGATCGGTTCTCGGATGACCAGCTGGTCTCCATGTCCGTGAGGGAGCTCAACAGACACCTCCGAGGCTTCACCAAAGACGAGGTGATCCGCCtcaagcagaagaggaggacCTTGAAGAACAGGGGCTATGCCCAGTCCTGCAGGTATAAACGTGTCCAGCAGAAACACCACCTGGAGAACGAAAAGACCCAGCTCATTCAGCAGGTGGAACAGCTCAAGCAAGAAGTGACCCGGCTCGCCAGAGAGAGAGACGCCTACAAGCTCAAGTGTGAGAAACTTGCCAGCAATGGCTTCAGAGAGGCCGGCTCCACCAGTGACAACCCGTCTTCTCCTGAGTTCTTCAT gtCAGTAAAAGGATTTACGTTGCACTGa